From the Thermoanaerobacterales bacterium genome, the window CTGACAAGCTTTTCGCCAAGCACAACATTAAGAACTAAGGCCATAAGGGGGGGCGCCTTGCGGGGCGCCCTTTTTGTTTTTCCATAAGCCTCAGGGAGGGGAAACCAGGGTACGGGGCGAATAGCATACATATCCCTTGACCTGAAGCGGGTGCGCTGTTGGGAATCGCGGAGGCCTTAGGAGGGACACACGATGGCCAGGGGAAGAGTGGAAATCGAGGCCGATATTCTGATCATCGGCGGCGGCACGGCCGGGTGCCTGGCGGCCTATGAAGCGCGGCAGGTAGGCGGTCCGGACCTAAAGATCGTTATTCTGGAGAAGGCCTTCATCCGGAACAGCGGCTGCCTCTCGGCGGGGATGAACGCCCTGAACATGTATCTCAACCAGGGGACCCCCGCCGACTATGTCGCCTACGCCCGCTATGACAGCTGCGGGGCGCCGATCCGGGAGGACATCCTGCTTGAAGTCGCCGCTCACGTCAACGAAACCGTGGCCCTCATGGAGGCCCAGGGACTGCCGATCAAAAAGAGACCCGACGGCCGCTACCTTAACCGCGGCAAGTGGAACGTCGAGGTTAACGGTTCGCTGCTCAAACCGATCACGGCAAGCATGGCCGCCATGGCCAACGCCATCGTCTACAACCGGGTTTACGTTACCGACCTGATTACGGCGGACGGCCGGGTGACAGGCTGTATAGGCTTCGGCGTCCGTGACGGCCGGTACTATATCGCCCGGGCCCGTGCGATCCTCATCGCCGCCGGAGGCTGCGCCGGGCTGTGGCGCCCGCGCGGTCATGGGGACGCCCACCATCGTATCTGGTATTTCCCCTTCAATTGCGGCGGCAGTTACGCTTTGTGCAAGCGTGCCGGGGCGAAGATGGTCGGCTTCGAGATGCGTGTCGTGCCCCTGCGCACGAAAGATACATATTCCCCGACCGGGACACTGGCCATCGGCATGGGGGCGCCCCTGGTCAACGCGGCGGGAGAGGCCTTCATGCGCGAGCGTGAGGAGTACCTGCGGCTCGGAGGGCATAACGCGCCCACCCCTCTACGGGTGCTGGCCTTCACCCGGGAAACCGAACAACACCGCGGGCCGATCTACTTCGATACCCGCCTCGGCGACCCGAAACGTGTGGCCGGCCTGAAAAGCCAGTACCTGGAGATGGCGCCGTCCATCGTGCTCTACTGGGGAGCGCACGACCTCGACCCCCGCAAGGAACCGGTCGAGGTGGACGTCGGAGATCCAAACATCCTTGGCGCACATGCCGCGTCGGCCGGCGCCTGGACCATCGGCACGTCCCACATGACCACCGTCGAAGGGCTGTTCGTTTCCGGCGATGCCCTGGGCGGGGCGCCGTCACGCTTCATCTCCGGCAGCTGGACGTGCGGCCGCCTGGCGGCGCGAAACATGGTCGCCTATCTGGAGAAGAACCGCCCGCCTTTCGCGGACCTGGACCCCGCCACTCTCGACTCCCTGGAAGCTCGTGTCTTCGCGCCTCTGGACCGTTATGGCCGCTGCACCTTCTTTACCAACGGCCAGCCTCAGGAGGGGGTTACGCCGCAGGAAATGGAGTGGCGGATGCAGAACGTTATGGAGGAATACTGCGGCGGGCGCAGCCGCTGGTACTGTGTTAACGCAACCTACCTGTCCCTGGCCAGAAAACATATCAATCGTCTGCGCCGGGAGCAGCTACAGTACCTGGTGGCGAAGGACCTTCACGACCTGCAGCTGGCCTGGGACGTTGTCAACAGGCTTGACGTGTGCCAGATGGTCATTGAACACCTGGACTTTCGCAAAGAGACAAGGCTTCCCGGGTTTGTCAACCGCACCGATTATCCTGAGCCCGACGACGGGGATTATGACTGCTTTATCTGCTCGGTTTGGGATTCTGCGACCGATGAACTGATAATGAGCAAGGAGCCATACGTGCAGGTCGTGCCGGGGGATCGAAAGAAGGAAAGCGTATGACGCCGGCTCCGATCCGGGAGTAGAGGGGGTTATGGGTCTTGCCGCCGGTGGTTTTCCCAGAGAAGTGTAACGGTTGTCAAGGCGAAAGCGAACCTATGTGCGAGCAGGTCTGCCCCGGGGACTTGATGACCATCGATCCGGCCTCCGGGAAGGCGATATGCCGCGATCCGGGGGACTGCTGGGACTGCATGACCTGTGTGAAGGCCTGTGCGCGCCAGGCGATTGTTACCAGGATCCAGTACCAACTGGGCTATTTCCCGGCCCGGCTTATACCTCTCGTAGGGACGAACACCATCACCTGGACATTGGTCGACTGCCATGGCAAGGTGGAGCGCTTTGTCATGCGTACCCTTACCGACGACGAGGAAGAGGAGGAGTAGCCGGCGGAGAAAATTTGCCTTCCTAATTTATTTAGCTCTTGCCACCGGCCGGATGGGTAGGTATGATATTGGTAAGGCATGTGCAGGAATTCACAAAAGGTAATTCGTGTGGGCATTATTATTTTCAAGGAGGGGAAGAGGAACATGTTCGAGAAGGTCCTACTGCCGACCGACGGTTCGGAAACCGCCCTCAGGGCCGCCGCCTATCTGGTCAACCTCCTGCAGGAACGGCCCGGAATGAAAGTAACCCTGCTCAATGTGTACACGATCCCGCCGGCGTTTAACACCTATGATTCCCCGATCCCCCCGGTAGGCCTGGTGGACAGCATCAAACAAATGGCACAGCGCGCCCTCGACAGGACCGAGGCCGTATTTAAAGAGGCGGGGTTCAGCGTGGAGACCATGGCTATGGAGGGCGATCCGGGGAGGGACATACCCCAGTTCGCCCGCAACAAAGGTTACGACCACATCGTCATGGGTTCCAAAGGGACGGGTTCCATTTCGGGTTTGGTCTTTGGGAGCGTCGCCAACAAGGTCCTGCACGTCGCCGCCTGCCCGGTGATCATCATCAAGTAAACCCCACAGCTGTCTGATTTGCCACACAGCTGTCTCATTTCAAGCAGCCTGCTAAGGTTCCTACAGCAGCCCTCGCACCGCGAGGGCTGTTTCATTTCCTACACCCGCCCGGGGCCGTACGCGGGCGGCAGACCCGTATCGGGCCTGAAGAACCATGGCATCATTCTTGCTAAATACATGGGATAGATATGCCTTGAAAACGGAGGGATGATAACGTGAGCCTTTACCTGGCGGTGGCCGGAATAGCGGTCAATCCCCTGGCGGTTCTCGGGCTGGCCGCAACGGCCGGAACCCTGTCCGGGCTTTTTGGGACCGGCGGAGGCTTTCTCCTTACGCCCCTGTTAATGTTCCTGGGCATCCCGCCGGCGGTCGCCGCGGCCTCGGGCTGTAACCAGATCGTGGCCTCTTCCTGCACCGGAGCCCTGGCACACAAGCGCCTGGGCAACGTGGATGTCAAGATGGGCCTTATCTTCCTCAGCGGGGCCGTTCTGGGAGGTGCGGCGGGCGCGCAGGTGGTGCGGATCCTGCGCGGTTTGGGTCACTATGATGACGCCGTCAAAGCGGTGTACGTGGTCATGCTGGCGCTGATCGGGGCCTTTATGCTCCGCGAGAGCCTGCAGGCGCGGCAACGCCCTTCCGGAGGGCCGGGGTTCACAACATCCCGGATAAAGGGCCTGCTGGCCCGGTTGCCCCTGCAAACCGAGTTCCGGGTCAGCGGTATCAGGACCTCCATCCTGTTTATCGTCGGGCTGGGGTTCTTCGCCGGTTTCCTGGCCGCGACGCTCGGGGTCGGCGGAGGGTTTATCACGATTCCGGTGATGATCTACCTGCTGGGCGTGCCCACCCTGGTGGCCGTCGGCACGGGCCTCTTTCAGATCGTCTTCACCGGCATCAGCGTCACCTTTCAGCAGGCGCTGACCAATCATACCGTGGACCTGGTGCTGGCCGTCGTCCTCTTCGGCGGAGCGGCCATCGGCGCACAAATCGGGGCGCGTATCGCGCGGTTCTTTCGCGCGCAGCAGATACGCCTTTTCCTGGCGGTGGCCGTCTTAGCGGTAATGGCCGGAATGATGGCCGGCCTCTTAAGCCCGCCGGAAACCGCGATGACCATCGTCCGGGCGGGAGGTGGGCACTAATGGCGCGTATCCGGTTGTTCCATGTGATTGTCCTGCTGATGGTGTCGGCCACCCTGGCGTTCAGTCCGGCGGCAGCAGAAGAACGGATGACCCTGATGACGGATGCCGGGACCATCGAAGCGGGTATGGGCTTTGACGGCTGCCGCCTGGCGATTGCCGGTGAAACACCGGCCGGGAGCCAGGTGTACGTTAAGATTGTCGGCCCTGCGCAGACGTCGGTGCTGTCCCGCCGGGGGCGGAAGGGTCCTGTTTGGCTGGCGGTGGAGGCGGTACGGGTACAGGGGATGCCTGCCCTCTACCAGGTTCTCAGCTCCAACGGCTTGGACCTCCCGGACGGGGTACGGCGCGCGACCGGGATCGGGCCTGATTACGCCCCCCTGTATGCAGGGGCCCGTGTGCTGTCCGGGAACGAGGAGCATGCCGACGTTCTCCCGCCGGACCGCTCCCGGACCTATCTTGACGACCTCGTGCGGGCATACGAGAAGGGAGACCTCTACCGCCTGATCCCCAAGGGGATCCATGTCAACGGCACCAGTTACGCCGGGAACGTCTATCTGCCCCCGGAGGCGCCCCGGGGGGAAATCCGTCTTACGGCCTACGCCGTCCGGGACGGCAGGGTCGTGGCCCAGGCCCAACGGACGGTCACGGTGCGTAACACGTGGTTGGTGCGGCTGATGGATGCTGCAGCGCGACAGGAGCCCGCCGCCTACGGCATAACCGCGATCATCGTCGCCCTGGCCACAGGACTGGCGGTAGCCCAGATCTTCCGCCGGCTGAACGGTTTGGCCGGCAAAGAGAAAGGTCTCACGGCCGGACAGTAGTGAGGAGGCAGTGTCAATGGCCCAGGAACCAAGGGTGCGGGACCTGGTAACCCCGCTTGACGCCTTCGGCCGCATACCCATCGGGGCCAAATTGAAGGATGCGGTCCGCGCCGCCGGCCAGGCAGCGTCCCGGGCGGTGGTTGTTGACGACCCGGGCGGCCGGCCCATCGGGGTCCTTCCCCTGCGCGGCCTTTTCGAGATCCTTCAGCCCCGGTTCGCCAGAGTCAGCGATTGGTGGGTACCGCTCTTCTGGGAGGGGTTGCTTGCCGAACGCTGTGCCCAGGCTGACGCAATAAGCATCGAGGAGGTGGTGATCCCGCTTCGAGCAGTGGCCGTTCAGGCCGAAGACACGGTAATGCACGTCCTCTACACCATGCACAAGGCGAAGCTTGATGTCCTCCCTGTTCTGGAAGGGGATTCGTTGATCGGCCTGGTCGAGGCCGGACGACTGTTCGATGAGGTGGCCCGTCTTGTCACGGCCCGGTGTTAGGGCCATGTCAAACCGTGTTTCTGCATCCGGTACAGAAGAGTGGCTCTTGTAATGTGCAGTAAGGCGGCGGCCCGTGTCTGGTTGCCGCCACTTTTTTGCAGGGCCTGAATGATGAGCTGCTTCTCCACTTCGTCCAGGGCTACGCCCTCGTCGGGCAGTTCGAACGGTACCGGTGGGCCGGCCCTGGGCGTTTGCAGTTCCTTGGGCAGGTGTTCGGGGACGATAGGCCCGCCCTGGGCGAGGATCAGGGCGCGCTCGATGACGTTCTGCAGCTCGCGGACATTACCGGGCCAGTGGTAGCGCTGCAGAAGCTCCAGCGCTTCGGGCAGGATCACCGTTTCACGGTACAGGGTACGGAAGCGCATCAGGAAATGTCGTGCCAGGAGCGGGATATCGGACCGCCGCTCCCGCAGCGGCGGCAGATGGAGCTGGATAACGTTAAGGCGGTAATAGAGGTCTTCCCGGAAGGTGCCCTGGCGGACGGCTTCTTCCAGGTTACGGTTGGTGGCGGCGATAATCCTGATGTCGACGCGCAGGGTCTCGGTACCACCCAGACGTTCGAAGGTCTGGTCCTGAATCACCCGCAACAGCTTGGCCTGCATCGCCGGGGACATCTCGGCGATTTCATCCAGGAAGATGGTTCCGCGGTCGGCAAGCTGGAAGCGCCCCAGCTTGCGGGCCGTGGCGCCGGTAAAGGCGCCCCGCTCGTGCCCGAAAAGCTCCGATTCCAGGAGATGCTCGGGCAGAGCGGCGCAGTTGACGGCGACGAAGGGGCCGTCAAGCCGGGGGCTGGCGCGGTGTATGGCCACCGCCGCCACCTCTTTGCCGGTGCCGCTCTCGCCGGTGATCAAAACGGTGGCGTCGGTGGGGGCCACCTTCTCGATCAGGCGGCGGACATCCATAAAGGCCGGGCTCTCACCGATCATCTCGCCGTGTTCCTTGGTCAGTTCCGAGCGCAGGAAACTGACTTCGGTCAAAAGGTGGGAAACCTGGAGGGTCTTCTTAACGACGATCTTTAACTCGTCCAGATCGAAGGGCTTGGTGATGTAGTCGGCGGCCCCCGCCTTCATGGCCTCAATGGCCGTCTGGATGGTTCCGTGGGCGGTGATCATAATGACCGGCAGGCGCGGCTGGTTCTTTTTTACTTGCTCCAGGACCTCCAGGCCCGAGATATCCGGCATTTTCAGGTCGAGGATGACCAGCGAGGCCCCGTCCCGGTTGAGAAGAGCCAGGCCTTCCCGTCCGCTGGTGGTGGTGACCGCCTCATAACCCTCCTGGCGCATGGCGCGGGCCAGGGCCCAGCACATATGATCCTCGTCGTCAATAATCAGGATGCGGGGAACCACCGCCCGCCTCACCTCTTTCGGGCGACTCCTCGCCAGCCACCGGCAGGACGACGGTGAATGTCGCTCCTTTCCCGGGTTCGCTCTCCACCTCGATCCGCCCCCCGTGCATCTCGATGATCTGGTGGCTGATGGCCAGACCCAGGCCGTGACCTCCGTCCCGGGTCGTGTAATAGGGATCGAAAATATGCCCGATATCGACGGCGTGGATGCCCCTACCGGTGTCCTGGAAGGAGATGGAGACCCACTCTCTATCGCCGCAGGCGACCACCCTGAGGGTACCGCCGTCGGGCATCGCCTGCACGGCATTCAGAACCAGGTTAACAAAGACCTGTTTCAACTTCTCTCCGTCCCCCTGGATGGCGGGCAGATCGGCGGGGGCGTGAAGTTCCAGGGCAACCCGGTTCTGCCGGAAGAGGGATTCGGTAAAGGTGAGAACCGACCGCAGCAGGTCCGCCGGGTTCAGGCGTAAGATCACGCCGCGGCTCGGCCGCCCGAATTCCAGGAGTTCGGTGAGTACCCGGTTCTGGCGGTTAACCTGCTCCTTTACGACCGCCGCGTACTCTTCAACCCCGGCGACGCCCGGATCCTTCTCCATGACCTGGACGGTGGCCTTGATGATCCCGATGGGGTTGCGCAGCTCGTGGGCCAGGCCGGTCACCAGCCGGCCCAGGGCGGCCAGGTTCTCGGCGCGGCGCAGGCGTTCCTCCAGCCGTTCCTTTTCCTCCAGGGCCGAGGCCATCTTGTTGATGGCCAGGCTGATCTGGCCCATCTCTCCGGGCATGGCGGGGAGGCGGACATGGATATTGCGTTCCATGTGCTCCAGCCCGCTGCGGATTTGGCCGACTCTTCGGACAAAGTTGTTGACCACGAAGAGGGTGCCCACGGCGCCGAGGAAGAAGCTGAAAAGACTGAAGTAGCGGGTGACCATGCGGAAATTGCGGCTTTGAGTGAAGATGGGATTCAGGCGTTCCTCGGCCCATACGACGGCCACCAGCTTCCCTCCGTCGTAGAGGGGCACCAGGTGCTCAAAGAACTGGTCGTCCGGGTTGCCGGCCAGGCGGGCGAGGGGCTCTCCGCTGCCGAGTACGGCGGTGATGCCGGAGGACGCTTCGCGGTAGATGCGCTGTTCCCGCTCCCGCTCTTCTGTGGGTGTCAGACGCCGGTATTCGTGGAGAAAGCCTTCGGCGAAGATCTGGTCGCTGGCAGGTACATACAGCCCCAGCCGTACGCCGGGGTGTTCGCGGGCCAGAGGGGAGGCGACCGCCGTGAAGTTCTCGCTCAGGACGGCCGCCTGGCTGGAGGCCGGGAGGTCCCGCACCTGTCCTTCGATTCGCTCCCCGAGGTCGGTGGCCAGGATCCGGACGATGGTGGCCAGCCGCTCCTCCTTGTTGACCAGGGTGATCTCGTCGGTTTTGCTGGCGAAGGCCAGGTCGTAAAGCATGACCAGGATCGGCACCACCAGGATGGCGCCGATGATGAGCGGGATCTGGAAGCTCAGCCGGCGGCGGAGTGCGAAAAGGGGCATGTTCATTCCCCCCTGAGAAAAGGCTTACCCGGGCTGAAACGTAGCTTCCAAAGGCGGTGTTCCCCTCCGGCTGTTACCCCATGCTTTCGGCCAGCCAGCGGCGGCCGACCACCCGCAGCAGGAGAGCCACGGCCAGGGCCATTCCCAGGGTCGCCAGCAGCGTCGGTACGGTCGGCAGTATGTACCAGAGGTACAAATAGACGGAACTGATGACGATCGACATGAGCATCAGCGGGAAGGCGACCTTCATAAAGCCCAGGAAGCTCATTGGCAGTCCCCGCTTTTCGGCCATCCCGATGACGACGACATTGGCCGAGGCCCCGATGATCGTACCGTTGCCGCCCAGGCATGCGCCCAGGGACAAAGACCACCAGAGGAAGTTCAGGTCTGAAAGCGGGATGTTGCCCAGGGTGCCCATATCCTGGATCAGGGGGATCATGGTGGCCACGAAGGGGATGTTGTCCACGAAGGCCGAAGCAATGGCAGACAGCCACAGAATGAGCATTCCGGTGGGCACGATCAGTCCGCCGGTGACGTCGAGGGCGAAGCGGGCCAGCATGTTGATGACGCCGACCTCCTCCAGGGCGCCGACCACCACGAATAGCCCCACGAAGAAGAAGATCACCGGCCACTCAACCGCCTGTAGCGGGTGCTCCGGGTCGGAGCGGGTGACAAGGAGCAAAAGGCTCGCCCCTGCAAGGGCGATCACGCTGGATTCCAGGTGCAGGTACTGGTGGAGCATGAAGCCCAGTATGGTAAGGCCCAGAACCGCCAGCGAGCGTTTCAACAGCCCGATGTCACGCAATTCGGAGGTCTCGTCCAGTTCCATAAGGCTTTCCCTCATCTCCGGCCTGACGCGCAACTGCTTGCGGTAGTAGATCTGCAGGATGAAGATCGTGGTCACATGGATCAGGATCACCACCGGGGTGAGGTTGATCACGAAATCCATAAACCCCAGGTGGGTGGCGCTGCCGATCATGATGTTCGGCGGGTCGCCGATCAGGGTCGCCGTGCCGCCGATGTTTGAGGCCAGGATCTCGGTCAGCAGGAAGGGCAGTGGATTAAGTCCCAGCTTCCTGGCGATGGCGAACGTTACGGGGACGATCAATAGGACCGTAGTCACGTTGTCGAGAAG encodes:
- a CDS encoding FAD-binding protein: MARGRVEIEADILIIGGGTAGCLAAYEARQVGGPDLKIVILEKAFIRNSGCLSAGMNALNMYLNQGTPADYVAYARYDSCGAPIREDILLEVAAHVNETVALMEAQGLPIKKRPDGRYLNRGKWNVEVNGSLLKPITASMAAMANAIVYNRVYVTDLITADGRVTGCIGFGVRDGRYYIARARAILIAAGGCAGLWRPRGHGDAHHRIWYFPFNCGGSYALCKRAGAKMVGFEMRVVPLRTKDTYSPTGTLAIGMGAPLVNAAGEAFMREREEYLRLGGHNAPTPLRVLAFTRETEQHRGPIYFDTRLGDPKRVAGLKSQYLEMAPSIVLYWGAHDLDPRKEPVEVDVGDPNILGAHAASAGAWTIGTSHMTTVEGLFVSGDALGGAPSRFISGSWTCGRLAARNMVAYLEKNRPPFADLDPATLDSLEARVFAPLDRYGRCTFFTNGQPQEGVTPQEMEWRMQNVMEEYCGGRSRWYCVNATYLSLARKHINRLRREQLQYLVAKDLHDLQLAWDVVNRLDVCQMVIEHLDFRKETRLPGFVNRTDYPEPDDGDYDCFICSVWDSATDELIMSKEPYVQVVPGDRKKESV
- a CDS encoding 4Fe-4S dicluster domain-containing protein; the protein is MVFPEKCNGCQGESEPMCEQVCPGDLMTIDPASGKAICRDPGDCWDCMTCVKACARQAIVTRIQYQLGYFPARLIPLVGTNTITWTLVDCHGKVERFVMRTLTDDEEEEE
- a CDS encoding universal stress protein, whose product is MFEKVLLPTDGSETALRAAAYLVNLLQERPGMKVTLLNVYTIPPAFNTYDSPIPPVGLVDSIKQMAQRALDRTEAVFKEAGFSVETMAMEGDPGRDIPQFARNKGYDHIVMGSKGTGSISGLVFGSVANKVLHVAACPVIIIK
- a CDS encoding sulfite exporter TauE/SafE family protein → MSLYLAVAGIAVNPLAVLGLAATAGTLSGLFGTGGGFLLTPLLMFLGIPPAVAAASGCNQIVASSCTGALAHKRLGNVDVKMGLIFLSGAVLGGAAGAQVVRILRGLGHYDDAVKAVYVVMLALIGAFMLRESLQARQRPSGGPGFTTSRIKGLLARLPLQTEFRVSGIRTSILFIVGLGFFAGFLAATLGVGGGFITIPVMIYLLGVPTLVAVGTGLFQIVFTGISVTFQQALTNHTVDLVLAVVLFGGAAIGAQIGARIARFFRAQQIRLFLAVAVLAVMAGMMAGLLSPPETAMTIVRAGGGH
- a CDS encoding TIGR02186 family protein, with product MARIRLFHVIVLLMVSATLAFSPAAAEERMTLMTDAGTIEAGMGFDGCRLAIAGETPAGSQVYVKIVGPAQTSVLSRRGRKGPVWLAVEAVRVQGMPALYQVLSSNGLDLPDGVRRATGIGPDYAPLYAGARVLSGNEEHADVLPPDRSRTYLDDLVRAYEKGDLYRLIPKGIHVNGTSYAGNVYLPPEAPRGEIRLTAYAVRDGRVVAQAQRTVTVRNTWLVRLMDAAARQEPAAYGITAIIVALATGLAVAQIFRRLNGLAGKEKGLTAGQ
- a CDS encoding sigma-54 dependent transcriptional regulator is translated as MVPRILIIDDEDHMCWALARAMRQEGYEAVTTTSGREGLALLNRDGASLVILDLKMPDISGLEVLEQVKKNQPRLPVIMITAHGTIQTAIEAMKAGAADYITKPFDLDELKIVVKKTLQVSHLLTEVSFLRSELTKEHGEMIGESPAFMDVRRLIEKVAPTDATVLITGESGTGKEVAAVAIHRASPRLDGPFVAVNCAALPEHLLESELFGHERGAFTGATARKLGRFQLADRGTIFLDEIAEMSPAMQAKLLRVIQDQTFERLGGTETLRVDIRIIAATNRNLEEAVRQGTFREDLYYRLNVIQLHLPPLRERRSDIPLLARHFLMRFRTLYRETVILPEALELLQRYHWPGNVRELQNVIERALILAQGGPIVPEHLPKELQTPRAGPPVPFELPDEGVALDEVEKQLIIQALQKSGGNQTRAAALLHITRATLLYRMQKHGLTWP
- a CDS encoding ATP-binding protein produces the protein MPLFALRRRLSFQIPLIIGAILVVPILVMLYDLAFASKTDEITLVNKEERLATIVRILATDLGERIEGQVRDLPASSQAAVLSENFTAVASPLAREHPGVRLGLYVPASDQIFAEGFLHEYRRLTPTEEREREQRIYREASSGITAVLGSGEPLARLAGNPDDQFFEHLVPLYDGGKLVAVVWAEERLNPIFTQSRNFRMVTRYFSLFSFFLGAVGTLFVVNNFVRRVGQIRSGLEHMERNIHVRLPAMPGEMGQISLAINKMASALEEKERLEERLRRAENLAALGRLVTGLAHELRNPIGIIKATVQVMEKDPGVAGVEEYAAVVKEQVNRQNRVLTELLEFGRPSRGVILRLNPADLLRSVLTFTESLFRQNRVALELHAPADLPAIQGDGEKLKQVFVNLVLNAVQAMPDGGTLRVVACGDREWVSISFQDTGRGIHAVDIGHIFDPYYTTRDGGHGLGLAISHQIIEMHGGRIEVESEPGKGATFTVVLPVAGEESPERGEAGGGSPHPDY
- a CDS encoding ArsB/NhaD family transporter; its protein translation is MPENYQVFFATGVFLITYAVIVSEKIHRAVAAFVGAAVIVLSGILDPEAAVHAVDWNTIGLLVGMMIIVGVTRETGVFEYLAIRAAKAAGGRPLAILAALAAITAVLSALLDNVTTVLLIVPVTFAIARKLGLNPLPFLLTEILASNIGGTATLIGDPPNIMIGSATHLGFMDFVINLTPVVILIHVTTIFILQIYYRKQLRVRPEMRESLMELDETSELRDIGLLKRSLAVLGLTILGFMLHQYLHLESSVIALAGASLLLLVTRSDPEHPLQAVEWPVIFFFVGLFVVVGALEEVGVINMLARFALDVTGGLIVPTGMLILWLSAIASAFVDNIPFVATMIPLIQDMGTLGNIPLSDLNFLWWSLSLGACLGGNGTIIGASANVVVIGMAEKRGLPMSFLGFMKVAFPLMLMSIVISSVYLYLWYILPTVPTLLATLGMALAVALLLRVVGRRWLAESMG